In Gemmata obscuriglobus, a single genomic region encodes these proteins:
- a CDS encoding DnaB-like helicase C-terminal domain-containing protein, with product MAKSKKKPKPGVQLPPAMQLSEHEKANLYSAALRCEGVLDNMLARLTTSELEAEEEKFRLLFAASRSLWKSDGVSPFDKGYQKRLKSQVRSMAKSEGLDGPLADAAEELAGPDGLISQSFDTYNYEFGSSYINLLMKRYIEYYHAILPLHEYLNRILSEGCMPESAPALLEELGKRVRQTEGLGDQPVRAIGERWAEHNARLKKYRGKKMIGLKTGLQVFDRNTLGVRGLFFIAARPGAGKTTFTLQICIGVCRHHAENDAVVIVVSLDMDAHDLMDRIHCNLGGVDWQVLKFGSKEEDREPGKMFSKAAAEQLAVAEQRLKDEQVGARLMILDRTDLGDNITAARLAAVVKEAKKKTGAKRAVLVVDYLQLVPVPEEEAGSDLAADKARVRLVQQVIEGSRTADNPAGDAALVISEARKPPNAKEKWGSSLSELMGSARLAYAADAVLLYHEMSDKQVMEHYGLSKDDVPAKRKALVDKGVVPLVLNLEKGRDGMRRGYWTAEFDYRRSVFLEKDPGAKAVKSIPAGTGDPGPGNGPAGTDTKLPPAENAAPFATLKKGGAGGNGKKKSAIGNGKQQGKSTTKAGMPGKGGKAGAA from the coding sequence ATGGCCAAGAGTAAGAAGAAGCCGAAGCCGGGGGTTCAACTGCCCCCAGCTATGCAGTTGTCCGAGCACGAGAAGGCCAACCTGTACTCGGCGGCCCTCCGCTGCGAGGGAGTACTCGACAACATGCTCGCCCGGCTCACCACGTCCGAGCTGGAGGCCGAGGAGGAGAAGTTTCGGCTCCTGTTCGCGGCCAGCCGCTCGCTGTGGAAGAGCGACGGCGTTTCCCCATTCGACAAGGGCTATCAGAAGAGGCTGAAGTCGCAAGTCCGCTCGATGGCAAAGAGCGAGGGCCTCGACGGCCCGCTGGCCGACGCAGCCGAGGAATTGGCCGGGCCAGACGGATTAATCTCACAATCATTTGATACATACAATTATGAGTTCGGCAGTTCATACATTAACTTGCTGATGAAGCGTTACATTGAGTACTACCATGCAATTTTACCATTGCACGAGTACCTAAACCGGATTCTGTCTGAGGGGTGCATGCCGGAAAGCGCCCCCGCCCTGCTGGAAGAACTGGGCAAGCGGGTCCGGCAGACCGAGGGTCTGGGCGACCAGCCCGTGCGCGCGATCGGCGAGCGGTGGGCGGAGCACAACGCCCGGCTTAAGAAGTACCGCGGCAAGAAGATGATCGGGCTGAAAACTGGCCTCCAGGTGTTCGACCGAAACACCCTCGGGGTGCGGGGGCTGTTCTTCATCGCCGCCCGCCCGGGAGCGGGGAAAACGACCTTTACCCTGCAGATCTGCATCGGCGTCTGCCGCCACCACGCAGAGAACGACGCGGTGGTGATCGTCGTCAGCCTCGACATGGACGCCCACGACCTGATGGACCGCATCCACTGTAACCTGGGGGGCGTCGATTGGCAGGTGCTGAAATTCGGGTCGAAGGAGGAAGACCGAGAGCCGGGCAAGATGTTCAGTAAGGCTGCGGCCGAGCAACTCGCGGTGGCCGAGCAGCGTCTCAAGGACGAACAGGTCGGCGCCCGGCTGATGATCCTGGACCGGACCGACCTCGGCGACAACATCACCGCGGCCCGCCTCGCGGCCGTGGTCAAGGAGGCCAAGAAGAAGACCGGGGCGAAGCGGGCCGTGCTCGTCGTCGACTACCTCCAGCTCGTCCCGGTGCCGGAGGAAGAAGCTGGGAGCGACCTCGCGGCCGACAAGGCGCGGGTCCGGCTCGTCCAGCAGGTGATCGAGGGGAGCCGGACGGCGGACAACCCGGCCGGGGACGCGGCCCTGGTCATCAGTGAGGCCAGGAAGCCGCCAAACGCCAAGGAGAAGTGGGGCAGCAGCCTGTCCGAGTTGATGGGGTCGGCCCGCCTCGCCTACGCCGCCGACGCCGTGCTGCTCTACCACGAGATGTCGGACAAGCAGGTGATGGAGCACTACGGCCTGAGCAAGGATGACGTGCCGGCGAAGCGGAAGGCGCTCGTGGACAAGGGCGTCGTGCCGCTCGTACTCAACCTGGAGAAAGGCCGGGACGGGATGCGGCGGGGGTACTGGACCGCGGAGTTCGACTACCGCCGGTCGGTCTTCCTCGAGAAGGACCCGGGTGCGAAGGCAGTCAAGTCGATCCCGGCCGGGACCGGAGATCCGGGGCCGGGCAACGGCCCGGCGGGTACTGACACGAAGCTCCCGCCGGCCGAAAATGCCGCACCATTCGCCACCCTGAAGAAGGGCGGAGCAGGCGGCAACGGCAAGAAGAAGTCGGCGATCGGGAACGGGAAGCAGCAGGGGAAGAGCACCACGAAGGCAGGCATGCCCGGCAAGGGCGGAAAGGCGGGTGCAGCGTGA
- a CDS encoding transposase, which yields MAPRKLEYGVIPPDADAAFVAHMALVLDTYALPYDCLYPVLNMDEQPIPLLKETRAPIPATKDHPRRVDYEYERAGTASIFMFCEALVGWRQVSVRERRTKVDWALEVAELLRTRYRDAVKVIVVCDNRNTHTIGAFYEAFDPETARALVRRSEFRHTPKHGSWLHVAECELSAMTRQCVQGRRFATIEELRVETAAWQDYTNDKQRSVDRQFRTDDARNRLKSLYPKIKT from the coding sequence ATGGCGCCGCGGAAGTTGGAGTACGGGGTGATCCCGCCAGACGCCGACGCGGCGTTCGTGGCGCACATGGCGTTGGTCCTGGACACCTATGCCTTGCCTTACGATTGCCTCTACCCGGTACTCAACATGGACGAGCAACCGATCCCGTTGCTCAAGGAGACGCGGGCGCCGATTCCCGCGACGAAGGATCATCCGCGCCGGGTGGACTACGAGTACGAGCGGGCGGGCACGGCGAGCATCTTCATGTTCTGTGAGGCGCTGGTGGGGTGGCGCCAGGTGAGCGTACGGGAGCGGCGGACGAAGGTGGATTGGGCGTTGGAGGTGGCCGAGTTACTACGGACTCGCTACCGGGATGCCGTGAAGGTGATCGTGGTGTGCGACAACCGGAACACGCACACGATCGGTGCGTTCTACGAGGCGTTCGACCCGGAAACGGCGCGGGCGCTGGTGAGGCGATCGGAGTTCCGCCACACGCCCAAGCACGGGAGTTGGTTGCACGTCGCGGAATGTGAGCTGAGCGCGATGACGCGGCAATGCGTGCAGGGTAGGCGGTTCGCAACGATAGAGGAGTTGAGGGTAGAGACGGCCGCCTGGCAGGACTACACCAACGACAAGCAGCGTAGCGTCGATCGGCAGTTCCGCACCGACGATGCTCGCAACAGGCTCAAATCCCTCTACCCTAAAATCAAAACCTGA
- a CDS encoding helix-turn-helix domain-containing protein, whose amino-acid sequence MMKKYIVRLSDAERATLSEVVKKLKGSSQKVRRAQILLKADADGSGWTDAKIAEAVGCRTKTVENIRERVVTSGFEVALHGQPRAEPPRAKLLDGQQEAPVIAMRLGPPPKGFANWSLRLLAEQVVALEVVDAISHETIRQTLKKTRWRRGSWSTG is encoded by the coding sequence ATGATGAAGAAGTATATCGTTCGTCTTTCGGATGCGGAACGGGCCACGTTGTCGGAGGTGGTCAAGAAACTCAAGGGATCCTCGCAGAAGGTTCGTCGGGCCCAGATTCTTCTGAAGGCCGATGCCGATGGCTCGGGCTGGACGGATGCGAAGATTGCCGAGGCCGTCGGATGTCGCACCAAGACCGTGGAGAATATCCGGGAGCGCGTGGTGACGAGCGGGTTCGAGGTGGCACTCCACGGACAACCCCGGGCCGAGCCCCCGCGAGCCAAGTTGCTCGACGGCCAACAGGAAGCCCCAGTCATCGCGATGCGATTGGGTCCGCCGCCCAAGGGCTTCGCCAACTGGAGCCTGCGGTTACTGGCCGAGCAGGTCGTCGCGTTGGAGGTTGTGGACGCCATCAGCCACGAGACCATTCGTCAGACGCTCAAAAAAACGCGATGGCGCCGCGGAAGTTGGAGTACGGGGTGA
- a CDS encoding transposase — MASCLTWPPPPNNARVFGRPGSHRSPAAFPQVRVLGLCELGTHVLWRTLTKPCHRSEVTMAPYLLRCLQNDMLLLWDRGFLSYDLVQQVRQRCAHLLARIKSNLVFRPLHRLPDGSYRAKLYPSPRHRHRDEGGVMVRIIEYALNDPGRVGSGQKHRLLNTLVDARRHPAPQVIVQYHERWEEELTIDELKTHQRERPVLRSETPGGVVQEIQGLVLAHYVVRVLMCEAAKQNKRSPRRMSFTGALKILRCRLPECPKSPKRQHAWYADLIAEIAEEVLPERRNRINPRVIKRNMTNWNKKRSEHRRGRQPTKNFRQSIVMLN; from the coding sequence ATGGCTTCGTGCTTGACGTGGCCGCCCCCCCCCAACAACGCCCGCGTCTTCGGGCGACCGGGCTCGCACCGCAGTCCGGCCGCCTTTCCCCAAGTTCGGGTTTTGGGCTTGTGCGAGCTGGGTACGCATGTGCTGTGGCGGACGCTCACCAAGCCCTGCCACCGCAGCGAGGTGACGATGGCCCCCTACCTGCTGCGATGCCTCCAGAATGACATGCTGCTGTTGTGGGATCGCGGATTCTTGAGTTACGACCTGGTGCAGCAGGTCCGCCAACGCTGCGCCCACCTGTTAGCACGAATCAAGAGCAACCTGGTGTTCCGGCCGCTGCATCGACTGCCCGACGGTTCGTACCGGGCCAAACTCTACCCTTCGCCCCGACACCGTCACCGCGACGAGGGTGGTGTAATGGTTCGGATCATCGAGTACGCGCTCAACGATCCTGGCCGAGTTGGGTCGGGCCAGAAGCATAGACTCCTGAACACGTTAGTGGATGCCCGCCGTCATCCGGCCCCGCAAGTAATCGTGCAGTACCATGAACGCTGGGAAGAAGAGCTGACGATTGATGAGTTGAAGACACACCAACGGGAACGTCCGGTGTTGCGAAGCGAAACGCCCGGTGGCGTCGTTCAGGAAATCCAGGGCCTGGTGCTGGCTCACTACGTGGTGCGTGTGTTGATGTGCGAAGCCGCCAAGCAGAACAAGCGATCACCTCGGCGGATGTCGTTCACCGGCGCGTTGAAGATCCTGCGTTGTCGGCTCCCGGAGTGTCCCAAGAGCCCCAAAAGGCAACACGCCTGGTATGCCGACTTGATAGCGGAGATCGCCGAGGAGGTTTTGCCCGAGCGCCGGAACCGAATCAACCCTCGCGTCATCAAACGCAATATGACCAACTGGAATAAAAAGAGGTCCGAGCATCGTCGCGGGCGTCAGCCCACCAAGAACTTCCGACAATCCATCGTCATGCTGAATTGA
- a CDS encoding AI-2E family transporter: MNERRTNEVASPGAPTEMGSGTFRRRVLTVAGVAALVATVAAAFVVASDVFFLIFLAVLLAVLLRGATDALARCTGLGAGWALGLVVIAAVAALTTGLYALGVSVAGQFGQLPEEVPRAIDRSRTYLERHEWGRWVLDQVTPLGQLPSGGSRLAGRLASFFSTTFGALGNLVLLTFLALYLAADPHTYLGGAVALIPPRHRRRAEQVLRAIGFHLRRWLLGRLVAMTTVGVIVSAGLWGVGVPQFVVLGLLAAVLTAVPFIGPIAAAVPGVALALAHGPPAGLGAVGVYVLAQAVENYVVTPLVQKRAAQLPPALALAAVALAGVLFGVLGLIAASPLLVAVLVAVKMLYVEDVLGDRLDVPGAAT, encoded by the coding sequence GTGAACGAACGGCGTACCAACGAAGTCGCCTCACCGGGCGCACCAACCGAAATGGGTTCCGGCACGTTCCGCCGGCGCGTGCTGACCGTTGCCGGGGTCGCGGCGCTCGTCGCAACTGTCGCAGCGGCCTTCGTGGTCGCGTCCGATGTCTTCTTCCTGATCTTTCTGGCGGTCCTGCTGGCGGTCCTGCTCCGCGGCGCGACTGACGCGCTGGCCCGCTGCACCGGGCTAGGTGCGGGCTGGGCACTGGGGCTGGTGGTGATTGCGGCTGTGGCGGCGTTGACGACCGGGTTGTACGCCCTCGGCGTGAGCGTGGCCGGGCAGTTCGGCCAGCTTCCGGAGGAAGTGCCGCGCGCGATCGATCGCTCTCGCACCTACCTTGAGCGGCACGAATGGGGCCGTTGGGTGCTCGACCAAGTCACGCCTCTGGGCCAACTCCCTTCCGGAGGGTCGCGTCTGGCCGGGCGACTGGCCTCGTTCTTCTCGACCACCTTCGGCGCGCTCGGCAACTTGGTGCTGCTGACGTTCCTGGCGCTGTACCTGGCGGCCGACCCGCACACGTACCTCGGCGGGGCGGTTGCGCTCATTCCCCCGCGACACCGACGGCGGGCCGAGCAGGTGCTGCGGGCGATCGGGTTCCACCTGCGGCGGTGGCTCCTGGGGCGGTTGGTGGCGATGACGACCGTCGGTGTCATCGTGAGTGCCGGGCTGTGGGGCGTTGGCGTTCCGCAGTTCGTCGTACTCGGCCTTCTGGCGGCGGTGCTGACGGCGGTGCCGTTCATCGGGCCGATCGCGGCGGCCGTCCCGGGGGTCGCACTGGCACTGGCGCACGGGCCGCCGGCAGGGCTGGGGGCGGTCGGCGTGTACGTGCTCGCGCAGGCCGTCGAGAACTACGTGGTCACGCCGCTGGTGCAGAAGCGGGCCGCGCAACTGCCGCCCGCGCTGGCCTTGGCCGCCGTTGCGTTGGCCGGCGTGCTGTTCGGGGTGCTCGGGCTGATCGCCGCGAGCCCGCTTTTGGTAGCGGTGCTGGTGGCGGTCAAGATGCTGTACGTCGAGGACGTGCTGGGCGACCGGCTCGACGTGCCCGGCGCGGCCACCTGA